The region TATCCATGACCTGATCCAGTCAGTCGTGCCTGATCTTCCGGACAGCACGCCCTTCGAACCCGGGATCCTGGCCTGGAGAATCGCCAAACACCTTCCCGCGTGCAGCCTGCGGCCCGGGTTTGAGAGCCTGCGCAATTACCTGGGCGGCGAGGAGGAAAACGGCAGCCCGAAGCAGGGGACCGGCAGTCTGAAGCAGCTCCAGTTGGCCGGGCGACTGGCCAATGTCTTTGACCAATACACGATGTTCCGGCCACAGTGGATACATGACTGGGAGGATGGAAAGGAAAGTCACTGGCAGGCCCGGCTCTGGCGGGAGTTGACGAACGAGGCATCGGGCACTCACGCGCAGTCCGGCCACAAGGCAGCTATCCTGCGAAAGTTTCAAAAAACGATCAGCGAGCTCAGTCCTGAAGAACCCCTGCCCGGCAAAGCTCCCAAGCGCCTCTCCATTTTCGGCATTCCCAGCCTGCCGCCCCTCCACATGGAGGTTTTTTCCGCCATGTCACGCCACATCGAGGTGAATCTGTTTCTTATGAATCCCTGCCAGGAATACTGGTTCGATCTTGCTTCGGAAAAGGATGTGGCCAGGGTGCACCGGAAAATCAGCAGGAAATTCAGCGAAAAGGCCATCCCCTCTGCCGGGGCGATTGACGAGGAGAGCCCCGATACGCTGGCGGCCAGTGAAGAGCTTCATTACGAAACCGGGCATCCGCTCCTTGCCTCCCTGGGAAAGCTGGGCGCGCATTTTTTCGACTCCCTCCTCGATCTTCCCTTTATCGAGGAGGAGCGGCGGTTTGAGGACCCCGGCGAGGGATCGCTCCTTTCCTGCCTTCAATCCGATATCCTCTTCCTGAATGACCGCGGGAGCGGGGGAGGGAAGAAGAAGATGATCGCTCCCGACGATGACTCCATCCAGGTTCATGTCTGCCACAGCCCCATGCGGGAGGTCGAGGTTCTGTACGATCTCCTGCTCGATCTCTTTGAGCGGAAGCCGGACCTTGAGCCACGGGATATCCTGGTCATGATGCCTGATATCGAAAGCTATGCGCCGTATATCGGTGCGGTGTTCGAAAGCTGCCAGGACCATCCGGGCAGGAAAATTCCCTACAGCGTTGCCGACCGAAGTGCCCGGCGGGAAGGGCAGCTCATCGAGGTATTTTTGAAAATCCTTGGCCTGTGCGGGAGCCGCTTCGGTCAGACCCAGGTCCTGGACATTCTGGAAGCGCCTCCGGTTCAACGGCGTTTTGGCCTGGAAGGGGAGGGGATTGCCAGCATCCATCGCTGGGTCAAGGACACCCGCATCCGATGGGGAAAGGATGCCAGGGGCAGAAGCCGCTTCGGGGTGCCGGATTTTCCGGAAAATACCTGGAAATCGGGGCTCGATCGGCTTCTTCTCGGCTATGCCCTGCCCGGCGGAGGAGAGCGGATGTTTGCTGAAATCCTCCCCTATGACGGCATCGAGGGAGATGATGCAGCTATTCTGGGACGGTTTCTCGAATTCACCAACCAGCTCTTCGACCAGGCGACTGAGCTGGAACAGCCCCGGCTTCTTGCCGGGTGGGTGCAGGTCTTCCAGGGCGTCATGGACCGGTTTTTCAGGCTCGATGAGGCCGATGAAGCCCAGCGGCAGGTGATCCAGAAGGTTTTCCAGGAGCTGAAAGAAGCCCAGGATATGGCTGATTTTCAGGACAGGATCGGCATCGAGACTATCCGCGCCTGGCTGGCCGACCGTCTGGACCATGAGGAGCTGGGAACAGGGTTTCTCACCGGCGGAGTCACTTTTTGCACCATGCTCCCCATGCGCAGCATTCCCCACCGGGCAGTGGCCCTTTTGGGCATGGGAGACGGCATCTTTCCCCGGACAGCACGGCCCCCGGGATTTGACCTCATGGCCAGGGCACCGCAGCGGGGTGATCCCTCGAAGCGGGACGAGGACCGCTACCTGTTTCTGGAGGCGCTGCTCAGCGCCAGAGAGCATTTTCTGATCAGCTATGTCGGCCAGAGCATCAGGGATAACAGCCAGATTCCTCCATCAGTGGTTGTCAGCGAACTGATGGAGGCCATCGAGCGGGGATTTGAGCACCCTCAGGGAAAAATCCTCGACCGGCTGATCATTACCCACCGCCTTCAGGCCTTCAGCCCGGCCTATTTCCAGCCCCAGGGTCCGCTTTTCAGCTACTGCGAGGAAAACTTCCAGGCCCTGTGCAGTCATGCCGGGAATGGCCAAAAGGCATGGTCAGTCCTGAATAGGCCTTTTATCAATGCCCCTCTTCCTGAGCTGCCTGAAGAGAAAAAAACACTCAGCCTCAGTCAACTGGCCCGGTTTCTGGCTAATCCGGCCCGGTTTTTCCTGATCAACCGGCTGGGAATCAGGCTCGATGAGGCCGCTGTTTCCCTGAATGAGCGGGAACCTTTTGAGGTTTCCGGCCTCGACAGGTATCTGGTCGAGCAGGAGATGGTACGAAAAAGGCTCCGGGGAGGAAACCTGGAGGAGCATTATCCCGTGGTCCGGGCACAGGGCATTCTGCCGCCCAGGGTCATGGGCATGATGGCCTACCAGGACCTGTGCACCGGGGTAGCGAAGTTTACCGACAAAGTCCGGCAGCATGTTCACGGGGATGAGATGGCCCCTGTGGATGTGGACATCGAGCTTGCAGGATTCCGGCTGACCGGCAGGATAGGCGGCATCTGGCCAGGAGGGCTGATCCGCTACCGGTGCGCCAAGATAAAGGCCAGAGACTGCCTGGAAGCCTGGATCGATCATCTGGTGCTCAATTACCTTGAGCATGACGGATACCCCAGGAACAGCCTGCTTATCGCCAGTGATGAGCAGTGGGTCTTCCCTCCCGTCCCGGACAGCGGAAAAATCCTGGAGGCTATCCTCAAGCTCTACTGGCAGGGAATGCAGCTCCCGCTTCCCTTTTTCCCCGTCACCTCCCTTGATTATGCCAAAAGGATCATGGACGGCCAGGCCCCCGGGGAAGCTCTGCAGAAGGCCAGGCTTGTATGGGAGGGACATGACTTTAGTCCGGGCGAGAAAGAAGAGCCCTATCTTCGTTTGTGCTTCGGCAAAGCCGCCGATCCCCTGGACGGGGAGTTTGCAGTTGTGGCCCAGGATGTCTATGGGCCGCTGCTTGGCTGTGTTAAAGACAGTGGTCAGTGGTCAGTAGGCAGTAAAGACAGTGGTCAGTAGGCAGCCGTAGTGTTCCTGCTCCCTCGCCCCTTTGGGGAGAGGGCCGGGGTGAGGGTCTTGTTGGTTAGTAGCATAAGGTATGACATTAGCCTGAATGGCACTTACAGAAGCCAAGTTGGAGCTCATCCACCGCGGCGGCACCCACAGTGTGGGGCTGCCGCAGAAGGCAGTAGCATTATCTTTGAGGGTGTAAGAGCATCATTGCCCCCAGAGGGAGATTAAATAGGGATAGACGAAATGAATTGCTTTGACCTGCTCGACAGTCCGCTTGAGGGCCGCACCCTGATCGAGGCCAGTGCCGGTACCGGCAAGACCTACACCATTGCCGGGCTGTATCTTCGCCTGCTTCTGGAAAAACGCCTGTCCGTGGACCAGATTCTGGTCGTGACCTTCACCGTGGCTGCAACCGAGGAGCTGCGCAGCCGGATCCGCCGGAGGATCCACGAGGCATTGTCAGCCTTTGCTACTGGAAGCAGTGATGATGATTTCCTTGCCGGTCTGGTCAACAAGGTGGAGAACCGTCGTGAGGCCCGGCTGCTCCTCACCAATGCGCTGCGCTGCTTTGATGAGGCTGCGGTTTTTACCATCCACGGATTCTGCCAGAGGGTTTTGCAGGAGCGGGCCTTCGAGTGCAGCTCATTGTTCGATACCGAGCTGGTCACGGATCAGAGCGCTCTGGTGCAGGAGGTGGTGGATGATTTCTGGCGCATCCACGTCTATAACGCTTCCCCGCTGTTTATCAGCTTTGCCAGGGAAAGAAAGAAGGGGGAATGGAGTCCCGATGCCCTGGCTGCATTCGCAAGATCCCATGCCGCAAAGCCCAACCTGCGGATTATTCCTGACCTCGACCTCGATCTGAGTGAAACCAGAAGTCTGGAGGATGCCGCAGGCACAGCCTTTGATCGGTTCCGCATGGCCTGGCCCCAGCATCGGGACCAGGTGGAAGAGCTGCTTTCAACCAGCCGGGAATTGAACCGGAAACAATACCCGCCGGACAGTATCAGAGAATGGGTCGAGGGAATAGACAATTACCTGGCAGCAGGCAATCTGCTTCCCTGGTATGAAAAGCTCGAAAAGTTCGGGATATCGTCCCTGGAGAATGCAGCCAAAAAGGGATGCCAGGCCCCCCGGCACCCGGTTTTCATTCTGGCTGACGAGTTGTGCCGGAAGCTCAGGGAGCTTGAGGCTGCCTGTGAGCGGCAACTGGTGATCCTCAAAAAGCAGCTTCTGGCCTTTGTTTGCGAGGAGCTTCCCAAAAGAAAGCAGGAGCTGAATATCCGCTCCTTTGATGATCTTCTCCTTTCCCTTCAGGACGCCCTGCAGGGGGGAGAAGGGTGTGATCTGGCCAGGGTGATTCGGGAAAAGTATCAGGCTGCTCTGATCGATGAATTTCAGGATACTGACCCGGTCCAGTATGCCATTTTCAAAACGATCTATCCGGATGGGAAAAATACCCTGTTCCTGATCGGTGACCCGAAGCAGGCCATCTACAGCTTTCGCGGTGCAGATATTTTTGCCTACCTTGAGGCGGCCAAAGACGTGGAGGCACGGTATACCCTTGGCACCAACTGGCGATCCTCGCCCGGTCTGATCAAAGCGGTCAACACCCTGTTCTCGAACCGGGATAATCCCTTCATCTTCGAGGATATC is a window of bacterium DNA encoding:
- the recC gene encoding exodeoxyribonuclease V subunit gamma, coding for MARFRVFVSNRLEVLVDCLAEAISEPLPSPLDQEHIVVQSKGMERWLSMRLARRFGIWGNCRYPFPNIIIHDLIQSVVPDLPDSTPFEPGILAWRIAKHLPACSLRPGFESLRNYLGGEEENGSPKQGTGSLKQLQLAGRLANVFDQYTMFRPQWIHDWEDGKESHWQARLWRELTNEASGTHAQSGHKAAILRKFQKTISELSPEEPLPGKAPKRLSIFGIPSLPPLHMEVFSAMSRHIEVNLFLMNPCQEYWFDLASEKDVARVHRKISRKFSEKAIPSAGAIDEESPDTLAASEELHYETGHPLLASLGKLGAHFFDSLLDLPFIEEERRFEDPGEGSLLSCLQSDILFLNDRGSGGGKKKMIAPDDDSIQVHVCHSPMREVEVLYDLLLDLFERKPDLEPRDILVMMPDIESYAPYIGAVFESCQDHPGRKIPYSVADRSARREGQLIEVFLKILGLCGSRFGQTQVLDILEAPPVQRRFGLEGEGIASIHRWVKDTRIRWGKDARGRSRFGVPDFPENTWKSGLDRLLLGYALPGGGERMFAEILPYDGIEGDDAAILGRFLEFTNQLFDQATELEQPRLLAGWVQVFQGVMDRFFRLDEADEAQRQVIQKVFQELKEAQDMADFQDRIGIETIRAWLADRLDHEELGTGFLTGGVTFCTMLPMRSIPHRAVALLGMGDGIFPRTARPPGFDLMARAPQRGDPSKRDEDRYLFLEALLSAREHFLISYVGQSIRDNSQIPPSVVVSELMEAIERGFEHPQGKILDRLIITHRLQAFSPAYFQPQGPLFSYCEENFQALCSHAGNGQKAWSVLNRPFINAPLPELPEEKKTLSLSQLARFLANPARFFLINRLGIRLDEAAVSLNEREPFEVSGLDRYLVEQEMVRKRLRGGNLEEHYPVVRAQGILPPRVMGMMAYQDLCTGVAKFTDKVRQHVHGDEMAPVDVDIELAGFRLTGRIGGIWPGGLIRYRCAKIKARDCLEAWIDHLVLNYLEHDGYPRNSLLIASDEQWVFPPVPDSGKILEAILKLYWQGMQLPLPFFPVTSLDYAKRIMDGQAPGEALQKARLVWEGHDFSPGEKEEPYLRLCFGKAADPLDGEFAVVAQDVYGPLLGCVKDSGQWSVGSKDSGQ